In Fusarium oxysporum f. sp. lycopersici 4287 chromosome 4, whole genome shotgun sequence, a genomic segment contains:
- a CDS encoding F-box and WD-40 domain-containing protein CDC4, whose protein sequence is MTPSPTTSQALEPRHPKASQTVSVNISEGTQNRSRRFQLEVSECVETKTVTTTTRLTRKFPQVFVRDPVPLENLDTKEYPLAMKPTPPELIRFSYNMPSAIETDDEVEDEPMDHQLSCNSRSTPTQLKTESPQESNLGRVPKHRSQSPSEGYPRRSRASRATTIDSPESSAPTSNPRRPGRSIPLNAVSDKLRRSIAHNSNRQGERSSRPSGGFLATPDTSEVVGAAERSAHRRSSHHERNQSPEASSSAVSPHYEATSPVESDSHTVFSSNVATPPITDADAEPFADADGSLQQPIRPFNPRPSIDVVAAQDASLPSPRLSPTLAAAQLHTADDDDETQPSFQSSNLDPSRWVDESQPMEDDSLTALVRTGHSQDDYALARTDGAPQGVDSLQVVDTQTLLEAFDSMKTEMKTFMMYQFLRRCPRPTLRVVANAVNPALKCDFLRQLPLELGYSVLSHLDHRDLCRAAQVSKHWRNIVDRNETGWKELFDRDGYTLPPGELQKAIIQGWGWQDPVGANGYEKDLSMRTRLTSTEHELTRTLRQETASKSRASKRKRAINTYSAERSKRRASAQEAVAREENKSQPEARQHKSEGPLSAANAAATAVPDPQLGLPSLRELHLYKSLYRRHHMIRKSWTSGEVKPGHVAFAAHPRHVITCLQFDEDKIITGSDDTLIHIYDTKTGKLRKKLEGHEGGVWALQYEGNMLVSGSTDRSVRVWDIERGLCQQVFYGHTSTVRCLQILMPTETGRDSSGQAIMQPEKPLIITGSRDSQLRVWRLPEVGSRRYIQTGPPAHESDCPYFIRVLAGHTHSVRAISAHGDTLVSGSYDSTVRVWRISTGEALHVLHGHSQKVYSVVLDHERNRCISGSMDSLVKIWDLATGACLYTLEGHSLLVGLLDLRDERLVSAAADSTLRIWDPENGKCRNTLMAHTGAITCFQHDGRKVISGSEKTVKMWDVRTGECVQDLLSDLSGVWQVKFDERRCVAAVQRDSLTYVEILDFGAVRDGKPPEELGKRILLNEPEVRAMIEEEA, encoded by the exons ATGACACCATCCCCCACAACTAGCCAGGCTCTTGAGCCTCGTCACCCCAAAGCTTCACAAACAGTATCCGTCAACATCTCCGAGGGGACTCAGAACCGCTCCCGCCGCTTCCAGCTCGAGGTGAGCGAGTGTGTCGAGACTAAGACTGTTACGACCACTACTCGTCTCACGCGAAAGTTCCCTCAGGTCTTCGTTCGTGACCCTGTACCTCTGGAGAACCTAGACACAAAAGAGTATCCTCTCGCTATGAAGCCTACTCCCCCTGAACTGATCCGGTTCTCGTATAACATGCCAAGTGCTATTGAGACTGacgatgaagttgaagatgaaccGATGGATCATCAG TTATCTTGCAATTCTCGTTCTACCCCCACTCAACTCAAAACTGAGTCCCCTCAAGAGTCCAACCTCGGCCGGGTACCCAAGCATCGATCACAATCTCCCTCAGAAGGATATCCTCGCCGTTCCCGCGCTTCTAGAGCCACCACTATAGATTCCCCCGAATCTTCAGCACCCACTTCGAACCCTCGACGACCTGGTCGCTCCATTCCCCTGAACGCCGTATCGGATAAACTTCGTCGCTCCATTGCCCATAATTCGAATCGACAAGGAGAGAGGTCATCCAGACCTTCTGGGGGCTTCCTTGCTACTCCCGATACTTCAGAAGTCGTTGGTGCGGCTGAGAGATCAGCTCACCGACGCTCGTCACACCATGAACGAAATCAATCACCCGAAGCATCTTCCTCGGCTGTCAGCCCTCATTACGAAGCCACCAGCCCTGTAGAGAGTGATTCACATACTGTCTTTAGCAGCAATGTCGCTACTCCACCAATTACTGATGCTGACGCAGAACCGTTcgctgatgctgatggatCTTTACAACAACCTATCCGTCCCTTTAATCCCCGTCCCAGTATCGATGTCGTTGCCGCCCAAGATGCTAGTCTTCCTAGTCCCAGACTGTCGCCTACCTTGGCAGCCGCTCAGCTACATACtgccgatgacgatgatgagacaCAGCCTAGCTTCCAGTCCTCGAACCTAGATCCCTCAAGATGGGTTGATGAATCACAGCCAATGGAAGATGATTCCTTGACTGCTCTCGTTCGTACTGGCCATTCCCAGGATGATTACGCCCTTGCTCGCACTGATGGTGCCCCTCAAGGTGTCGATTCGCTACAGGTCGTCGACACACAGACACTGCTCGAGGCATTCGACTCCATGAAAACCGAAATGAAGACATTCATGATGTATCAGTTTCTTCGCCGTTGTCCTCGTCCGACCCTCCGCGTTGTGGCCAACGCTGTGAACCCAGCACTCAAATGTGATTTCTTACGACAGTTACCCCTGGAACTTGGATATTCTGTTTTGTCTCATCTCGATCACCGAGATCTTTGTCGAGCTGCACAAGTCTCAAAGCACTGGCGAAACATTGTTGATCGTAATGAAACAGGGTGGAAGGAACTGTTTGACAGAGATGGCTACACCCTCCCACCTGGGGAACTTCAGAAGGCCATTATCCAAGGTTGGGGCTGGCAAGATCCTGTTGGCGCAAATGGATACGAAAAGGATTTGAGCATGCGAACCCGGTTGACTTCAACTGAGCACGAGCTTACCCGGACTCTTCGACAAGAGACAGCCTCCAAGTCTCGGGCTTCCAAGCGCAAGCGAGCGATCAACACTTATTCGGCCGAGCGATCTAAGCGACGTGCCAGTGCGCAGGAAGCCGTGGCTCGTGAAGAGAACAAGTCGCAGCCCGAGGCCCGCCAACACAAGTCGGAAGGACCACTGTCTGCTGCAAATGCTGCCGCTACAGCTGTCCCTGATCCCCAGCTTGGACTGCCCAGTCTTCGCGAGCTTCATCTATACAAGTCACTTTACCGCCGTCATCACATGATCCGTAAGAGTTGGACCAGCGGCGAGGTTAAACCTGGCCACGTCGCGTTCGCAGCTCATCCTCGTCACGTTATTACGTGTCTCCAGTTTGACGAAGACAAGATCATTACAGGTAGCGACGATACACTCATCCACATCTACGATACTAAGACGGGCAAGCTCCgcaagaagcttgaaggtCATGAAGGTGGTGTCTGGGCACTACAGTATGAAGGCAACATGCTGGTGTCTGGCTCTACTGACAGATCTGTTCGCGTCTGGGATATCGAACGTGGCCTTTGCCAGCAGGTATTCTACGGGCACACTAGTACTGTCCGTTGCCTGCAAATCCTGATGCCCACCGAGACTGGGAGAGATTCCAGTGGACAGGCCATCATGCAGCCCGAGAAgcctctcatcatcaccggCTCCAGGGACAGTCAGCTCAGGGTCTGGCGACTTCCTGAGGTTGGGTCCCGTCGATATATCCAGACTGGCCCCCCAGCTCATGAGTCCGACTGCCCTTACTTCATTCGAGTGTTGGCCGGACACACGCATTCTGTTCGCGCCATTTCCGCTCATGGTGACACCCTCGTCAGTGGCTCTTATGACAGCACTGTCCGGGTTTGGCGTATCAGCACCGGTGAGGCTCTCCATGTGCTCCATGGTCACTCTCAAAAGGTTTACTCTGTCGTCCTCGACCATGAACGCAATCGTTGTATCTCGGGCTCGATGGATTCGCtggtcaagatctgggatcTTGCAACTGGCGCGTGTCTGTACACTCTCGAGGGACACAGTTTGCTCGTCGGTTTGTTAGACCTTCGCGATGAGCGATTGGTGTCGGCGGCGGCCGACTCGACTCTTCGTATCTGGGATCCAGAAAATGGCAAATGCCGCAATACTCTCATGGCGCATACTGGGGCTATTACCTGTTTCCAGCACGATGGCCGGAAAGTTATTAGTGGCAGTGAGAAGACGGTCAAGATGTGGGATGTCCGAACTGGCGAATGCGTTCAGGACTTGTTGAGCGATCTCAGTGGTGTTTGGCAAGTCAAATTTGACGAACGACGATGTGTGGCTGCTGTCCAGCGTGATTCACTCACCTACGTCGAG ATTCTTGACTTTGGAGCTGTCCGAGACGGCAAGCCACCAGAGGAACTTGGAAAGCGTATCCTTCTCAACGAACCTGAGGTTCGCGCAATGATTGAGGAAGAAGCTTAA
- a CDS encoding F-box and WD-40 domain-containing protein CDC4, which produces MTPSPTTSQALEPRHPKASQTVSVNISEGTQNRSRRFQLEVSECVETKTVTTTTRLTRKFPQVFVRDPVPLENLDTKEYPLAMKPTPPELIRFSYNMPSAIETDDEVEDEPMDHQLSCNSRSTPTQLKTESPQESNLGRVPKHRSQSPSEGYPRRSRASRATTIDSPESSAPTSNPRRPGRSIPLNAVSDKLRRSIAHNSNRQGERSSRPSGGFLATPDTSEVVGAAERSAHRRSSHHERNQSPEASSSAVSPHYEATSPVESDSHTVFSSNVATPPITDADAEPFADADGSLQQPIRPFNPRPSIDVVAAQDASLPSPRLSPTLAAAQLHTADDDDETQPSFQSSNLDPSRWVDESQPMEDDSLTALVRTGHSQDDYALARTDGAPQGVDSLQVVDTQTLLEAFDSMKTEMKTFMMYQFLRRCPRPTLRVVANAVNPALKCDFLRQLPLELGYSVLSHLDHRDLCRAAQVSKHWRNIVDRNETGWKELFDRDGYTLPPGELQKAIIQGWGWQDPVGANGYEKDLSMRTRLTSTEHELTRTLRQETASKSRASKRKRAINTYSAERSKRRASAQEAVAREENKSQPEARQHKSEGPLSAANAAATAVPDPQLGLPSLRELHLYKSLYRRHHMIRKSWTSGEVKPGHVAFAAHPRHVITCLQFDEDKIITGSDDTLIHIYDTKTGKLRKKLEGHEGGVWALQYEGNMLVSGSTDRSVRVWDIERGLCQQVFYGHTSTVRCLQILMPTETGRDSSGQAIMQPEKPLIITGSRDSQLRVWRLPEVGSRRYIQTGPPAHESDCPYFIRVLAGHTHSVRAISAHGDTLVSGSYDSTVRVWRISTGEALHVLHGHSQKVYSVVLDHERNRCISGSMDSLVKIWDLATGACLYTLEGHSLLVGLLDLRDERLVSAAADSTLRIWDPENGKCRNTLMAHTGAITCFQHDGRKVISGSEKTVKMWDVRTGECVQDLLSDLSGVWQVKFDERRCVAAVQRDSLTYVEVCYSADNLRVTSTNMIQILDFGAVRDGKPPEELGKRILLNEPEVRAMIEEEA; this is translated from the exons ATGACACCATCCCCCACAACTAGCCAGGCTCTTGAGCCTCGTCACCCCAAAGCTTCACAAACAGTATCCGTCAACATCTCCGAGGGGACTCAGAACCGCTCCCGCCGCTTCCAGCTCGAGGTGAGCGAGTGTGTCGAGACTAAGACTGTTACGACCACTACTCGTCTCACGCGAAAGTTCCCTCAGGTCTTCGTTCGTGACCCTGTACCTCTGGAGAACCTAGACACAAAAGAGTATCCTCTCGCTATGAAGCCTACTCCCCCTGAACTGATCCGGTTCTCGTATAACATGCCAAGTGCTATTGAGACTGacgatgaagttgaagatgaaccGATGGATCATCAG TTATCTTGCAATTCTCGTTCTACCCCCACTCAACTCAAAACTGAGTCCCCTCAAGAGTCCAACCTCGGCCGGGTACCCAAGCATCGATCACAATCTCCCTCAGAAGGATATCCTCGCCGTTCCCGCGCTTCTAGAGCCACCACTATAGATTCCCCCGAATCTTCAGCACCCACTTCGAACCCTCGACGACCTGGTCGCTCCATTCCCCTGAACGCCGTATCGGATAAACTTCGTCGCTCCATTGCCCATAATTCGAATCGACAAGGAGAGAGGTCATCCAGACCTTCTGGGGGCTTCCTTGCTACTCCCGATACTTCAGAAGTCGTTGGTGCGGCTGAGAGATCAGCTCACCGACGCTCGTCACACCATGAACGAAATCAATCACCCGAAGCATCTTCCTCGGCTGTCAGCCCTCATTACGAAGCCACCAGCCCTGTAGAGAGTGATTCACATACTGTCTTTAGCAGCAATGTCGCTACTCCACCAATTACTGATGCTGACGCAGAACCGTTcgctgatgctgatggatCTTTACAACAACCTATCCGTCCCTTTAATCCCCGTCCCAGTATCGATGTCGTTGCCGCCCAAGATGCTAGTCTTCCTAGTCCCAGACTGTCGCCTACCTTGGCAGCCGCTCAGCTACATACtgccgatgacgatgatgagacaCAGCCTAGCTTCCAGTCCTCGAACCTAGATCCCTCAAGATGGGTTGATGAATCACAGCCAATGGAAGATGATTCCTTGACTGCTCTCGTTCGTACTGGCCATTCCCAGGATGATTACGCCCTTGCTCGCACTGATGGTGCCCCTCAAGGTGTCGATTCGCTACAGGTCGTCGACACACAGACACTGCTCGAGGCATTCGACTCCATGAAAACCGAAATGAAGACATTCATGATGTATCAGTTTCTTCGCCGTTGTCCTCGTCCGACCCTCCGCGTTGTGGCCAACGCTGTGAACCCAGCACTCAAATGTGATTTCTTACGACAGTTACCCCTGGAACTTGGATATTCTGTTTTGTCTCATCTCGATCACCGAGATCTTTGTCGAGCTGCACAAGTCTCAAAGCACTGGCGAAACATTGTTGATCGTAATGAAACAGGGTGGAAGGAACTGTTTGACAGAGATGGCTACACCCTCCCACCTGGGGAACTTCAGAAGGCCATTATCCAAGGTTGGGGCTGGCAAGATCCTGTTGGCGCAAATGGATACGAAAAGGATTTGAGCATGCGAACCCGGTTGACTTCAACTGAGCACGAGCTTACCCGGACTCTTCGACAAGAGACAGCCTCCAAGTCTCGGGCTTCCAAGCGCAAGCGAGCGATCAACACTTATTCGGCCGAGCGATCTAAGCGACGTGCCAGTGCGCAGGAAGCCGTGGCTCGTGAAGAGAACAAGTCGCAGCCCGAGGCCCGCCAACACAAGTCGGAAGGACCACTGTCTGCTGCAAATGCTGCCGCTACAGCTGTCCCTGATCCCCAGCTTGGACTGCCCAGTCTTCGCGAGCTTCATCTATACAAGTCACTTTACCGCCGTCATCACATGATCCGTAAGAGTTGGACCAGCGGCGAGGTTAAACCTGGCCACGTCGCGTTCGCAGCTCATCCTCGTCACGTTATTACGTGTCTCCAGTTTGACGAAGACAAGATCATTACAGGTAGCGACGATACACTCATCCACATCTACGATACTAAGACGGGCAAGCTCCgcaagaagcttgaaggtCATGAAGGTGGTGTCTGGGCACTACAGTATGAAGGCAACATGCTGGTGTCTGGCTCTACTGACAGATCTGTTCGCGTCTGGGATATCGAACGTGGCCTTTGCCAGCAGGTATTCTACGGGCACACTAGTACTGTCCGTTGCCTGCAAATCCTGATGCCCACCGAGACTGGGAGAGATTCCAGTGGACAGGCCATCATGCAGCCCGAGAAgcctctcatcatcaccggCTCCAGGGACAGTCAGCTCAGGGTCTGGCGACTTCCTGAGGTTGGGTCCCGTCGATATATCCAGACTGGCCCCCCAGCTCATGAGTCCGACTGCCCTTACTTCATTCGAGTGTTGGCCGGACACACGCATTCTGTTCGCGCCATTTCCGCTCATGGTGACACCCTCGTCAGTGGCTCTTATGACAGCACTGTCCGGGTTTGGCGTATCAGCACCGGTGAGGCTCTCCATGTGCTCCATGGTCACTCTCAAAAGGTTTACTCTGTCGTCCTCGACCATGAACGCAATCGTTGTATCTCGGGCTCGATGGATTCGCtggtcaagatctgggatcTTGCAACTGGCGCGTGTCTGTACACTCTCGAGGGACACAGTTTGCTCGTCGGTTTGTTAGACCTTCGCGATGAGCGATTGGTGTCGGCGGCGGCCGACTCGACTCTTCGTATCTGGGATCCAGAAAATGGCAAATGCCGCAATACTCTCATGGCGCATACTGGGGCTATTACCTGTTTCCAGCACGATGGCCGGAAAGTTATTAGTGGCAGTGAGAAGACGGTCAAGATGTGGGATGTCCGAACTGGCGAATGCGTTCAGGACTTGTTGAGCGATCTCAGTGGTGTTTGGCAAGTCAAATTTGACGAACGACGATGTGTGGCTGCTGTCCAGCGTGATTCACTCACCTACGTCGAGGTATGTTACAGCGCAGATAACTTAAGAGTAACAAGTACTAACATGATCCAGATTCTTGACTTTGGAGCTGTCCGAGACGGCAAGCCACCAGAGGAACTTGGAAAGCGTATCCTTCTCAACGAACCTGAGGTTCGCGCAATGATTGAGGAAGAAGCTTAA